A single genomic interval of Paracoccus sp. MC1862 harbors:
- a CDS encoding BrnT family toxin, whose amino-acid sequence MLMIVWDEPKRQTNLAKHGLDFADLDEGFFLASLVVPAKDGRNMAIGRLADGTIAVVFATLGTEGVSVISMRPASERERSLL is encoded by the coding sequence ATGCTGATGATCGTCTGGGATGAGCCGAAGCGGCAAACGAACCTCGCCAAGCACGGCTTGGATTTTGCCGATCTGGATGAGGGGTTCTTTCTGGCCTCGCTTGTCGTCCCGGCAAAGGACGGTCGGAACATGGCCATAGGCCGCCTGGCGGACGGTACGATCGCCGTGGTGTTCGCCACTCTGGGCACTGAAGGGGTTTCGGTGATCTCGATGCGGCCGGCCAGCGAAAGGGAAAGGAGCCTGCTATGA
- a CDS encoding helix-turn-helix domain-containing protein, translating into MLQSCSRKCNLAALHSPKPTGRRLSTGESRAILVAFQQGESVTALSRRFGVSRPTVYRALEKNGRPGQPSADSARVTIRLTPSERTELDALAGRLGLSRAALGRRVLRRAAGYLEPEPDLVAAVQDLSRQIKAVGGNLNQIAAHLNREARLQGRAAPDRDQHAQIAASRRALKGLAKDLDRLFVHAAKRRKARVEALLREGAAA; encoded by the coding sequence ATGCTGCAGTCCTGTAGCAGGAAATGCAATTTGGCAGCGTTACACTCTCCAAAGCCAACGGGACGGCGGCTTTCGACGGGCGAAAGCCGGGCGATCCTTGTCGCCTTTCAGCAGGGTGAAAGCGTGACAGCGCTGTCCCGGCGTTTCGGGGTGTCGCGGCCGACCGTCTATCGGGCGCTCGAGAAGAACGGGCGTCCCGGTCAGCCATCCGCGGACTCGGCCCGTGTCACGATCCGCCTGACACCTTCCGAGCGGACCGAGCTGGACGCACTTGCGGGGCGCCTCGGCCTGTCCCGCGCAGCGCTTGGTCGCCGCGTCCTGCGGAGGGCGGCCGGCTATCTTGAGCCGGAGCCGGACCTCGTCGCGGCGGTGCAGGACCTGTCGCGGCAGATCAAGGCCGTGGGGGGAAACCTCAACCAGATCGCGGCCCACCTCAACCGGGAAGCGCGACTGCAGGGCCGTGCCGCTCCAGACCGGGACCAGCACGCGCAGATCGCGGCGTCCCGGCGTGCCTTGAAGGGGCTCGCGAAGGATCTGGACCGCCTCTTTGTCCATGCGGCCAAGCGCCGGAAGGCGCGGGTTGAGGCCCTGCTGCGTGAGGGGGCTGCCGCATGA
- a CDS encoding replication initiation protein, whose translation MRDKPRPKSHDSTGGTLKAFQRRGEVIKPAELIEVRGGEKITLAARRIYNQLLSNAFGPEMAAEGREYRIPFAELRGNHTSNDRVTEAILSLMQTVVRVRMSDGSTRNVHLLGPTDIEKFGPGIATVLTYELHPKLLPILRDSRIFARLEMQILRGFGTKYGMALYEIIAKRIGLKHIFYHDFETDELRDYLGVPVGKLGPFAALRRKAIEPAVVEVNALAPFSCRVDVVETKGRKVTKLRLSWWTKTVEERKAQWQAQQDKQRDLFDVDLPEMELWEPS comes from the coding sequence ATGCGGGACAAACCTCGCCCCAAAAGTCACGATAGCACTGGCGGGACCCTCAAGGCGTTTCAGCGTCGCGGCGAGGTTATCAAGCCTGCAGAACTGATCGAAGTTCGTGGTGGTGAGAAGATCACCCTCGCCGCCCGCCGGATCTACAATCAGCTACTCTCCAATGCCTTCGGCCCCGAGATGGCGGCCGAAGGGCGCGAATACCGGATCCCTTTTGCCGAGCTGCGCGGAAACCACACTTCGAATGATCGTGTCACCGAGGCTATTCTTAGCCTCATGCAAACCGTCGTACGGGTCCGTATGTCCGACGGCTCGACACGGAACGTCCATCTACTCGGCCCGACTGACATCGAGAAGTTCGGCCCTGGCATTGCGACGGTGCTGACCTACGAACTGCATCCCAAGCTCCTGCCGATCCTGCGCGACAGCCGGATCTTCGCACGCCTTGAGATGCAGATTCTCCGTGGCTTCGGCACGAAGTATGGGATGGCTCTCTATGAGATCATCGCCAAGCGCATTGGTCTAAAGCACATCTTCTACCACGACTTCGAGACTGACGAGTTGCGTGACTATCTCGGCGTACCGGTCGGCAAGCTTGGGCCGTTTGCAGCCCTGCGGCGCAAGGCAATCGAGCCGGCAGTTGTTGAGGTGAATGCCCTTGCCCCCTTCTCGTGCCGCGTAGACGTGGTGGAGACGAAAGGTAGGAAGGTGACCAAGCTGCGGCTCTCCTGGTGGACCAAGACTGTCGAGGAGCGAAAAGCCCAGTGGCAAGCGCAGCAAGATAAGCAGCGCGATCTCTTCGATGTAGACCTGCCTGAGATGGAACTCTGGGAGCCCTCCTGA
- a CDS encoding ParA family protein, which yields MPTISFANPKGGAGKTTSALLLASELASRGAQITIIDADPEKWISQWGKLDGKPDNLAIISEVTEDSIVDQIEQAAAASQFVIVDLEGTASLMVANAIGMSDLVVIPTQGASMDAKGAAKTIRLIRNQERMARRPILHSVLLTRTSAAVTSRALKNVREQLDKAGIEVFSTSIVERAAYRDIFDYGGLLSDLTADQVSNIERARENAREFAGEVIGKFRSGSAAVKVA from the coding sequence ATGCCGACGATTTCCTTTGCCAACCCGAAAGGAGGAGCCGGGAAGACTACCTCCGCACTTCTGCTCGCCTCCGAACTGGCAAGCCGGGGGGCGCAGATCACCATCATCGACGCCGACCCCGAGAAGTGGATCTCCCAGTGGGGCAAGCTGGACGGCAAGCCGGACAATCTCGCCATCATCAGCGAAGTGACCGAGGACTCGATCGTTGACCAGATCGAACAGGCAGCAGCCGCATCGCAGTTCGTCATCGTCGATCTCGAGGGAACGGCAAGCCTCATGGTGGCGAACGCGATTGGCATGTCGGACCTAGTCGTGATCCCGACCCAAGGGGCCTCGATGGACGCGAAGGGCGCGGCCAAGACGATCAGGCTCATTCGCAACCAGGAGCGCATGGCGCGCCGTCCGATCCTGCACAGCGTCCTGCTGACGCGCACGAGCGCAGCTGTCACCTCGCGTGCACTCAAGAACGTGCGTGAGCAACTCGACAAGGCCGGCATCGAGGTATTCTCAACCTCGATCGTGGAGCGAGCAGCCTACCGGGATATCTTCGACTATGGCGGACTGCTGTCCGATCTCACGGCCGACCAGGTCAGCAACATCGAAAGAGCAAGGGAGAACGCCCGTGAGTTCGCTGGCGAGGTGATAGGCAAGTTCAGGAGCGGCAGTGCGGCCGTCAAGGTGGCCTGA
- a CDS encoding recombinase family protein, producing MTFYGYARVSTTDQDLSLQEAALRAAGCQVIRAEKKTGTSREGRSELDILLQFLRPGDTLVITRIDRLARSLKDLQDIVHELKTKGVTLKAIEQPVDTSTAAGKAFFDMLGVFAEFETNLRRERQMEGIAAAKGRGVYKGRKPKINPDEVRRLHENERLSPTAIARQLGIARSSVYRFLPLTGRL from the coding sequence ATGACCTTTTACGGGTATGCTCGCGTCTCCACGACGGACCAGGATCTGTCACTGCAGGAAGCTGCTCTTCGGGCGGCGGGCTGTCAGGTGATCCGGGCCGAGAAGAAAACCGGCACCTCTCGTGAGGGTCGCTCCGAGCTCGACATCCTGCTGCAGTTCCTGCGCCCGGGCGACACGCTTGTCATCACCCGCATCGACCGGCTAGCGCGCAGTCTCAAGGACCTCCAGGACATCGTCCATGAGTTGAAGACAAAAGGGGTCACGCTGAAGGCCATCGAGCAACCGGTCGATACCTCGACGGCGGCCGGAAAGGCCTTCTTCGACATGCTGGGGGTATTCGCCGAGTTCGAGACCAACCTGCGCCGCGAGCGCCAGATGGAGGGCATTGCCGCAGCAAAGGGTCGGGGCGTTTACAAGGGGCGCAAGCCCAAGATCAATCCCGACGAGGTGCGAAGGCTGCATGAGAACGAGCGGCTCAGCCCCACCGCCATCGCCCGGCAACTCGGCATTGCACGATCTTCAGTCTACAGATTTCTGCCACTTACTGGCCGGCTCTGA
- a CDS encoding type II toxin-antitoxin system VapC family toxin, translated as MSLAGTVNASLVIDASVAMKWLVDEDGSDAAFTLRDRDLAAPMLLRIEAANVLRTLVARQAATPDEALDLFVLLQNAPVTIVDHDEALESFHEGCGASNCYNENIINSEIIYQAATSAL; from the coding sequence ATGAGCCTGGCTGGAACAGTAAATGCTAGTCTCGTCATCGATGCATCGGTGGCGATGAAGTGGCTTGTTGATGAGGATGGGAGCGACGCTGCCTTCACGTTGAGGGATAGGGATCTCGCGGCACCGATGCTTTTGCGGATCGAAGCCGCTAATGTCCTGCGCACGCTGGTCGCCCGTCAGGCGGCAACACCAGACGAGGCTCTCGATCTTTTTGTTCTTCTCCAGAATGCACCTGTCACCATCGTCGACCACGACGAGGCTCTGGAAAGCTTCCACGAAGGTTGCGGCGCTTCGAATTGTTATAATGAGAATATCATTAACTCTGAAATTATATATCAGGCTGCAACGTCGGCGCTCTGA
- a CDS encoding relaxase/mobilization nuclease domain-containing protein produces MSQPAFVIGRFAWARNRGGGAGRDSFRVRTGRTGRAMGNIRGLPQVMFKVVPNGGCQGAMGLAAQLGYVLGKAEHIIDPDEQYDRLDHLPEHLSEAIAEEWAEGWDRRVRSGHSMHMVASFPRGTDPEAVAEIMRATCFDIFDQGRSRFTYIAALHTDNGFPHVHIVVDRRNAEGEWFFFARDGEFTYDRVKDSIVEHAAAHGIEMVNSSRLSRGIVSENGNERRRVPADRGLAGTLIEHGPAPYQNNPRARANYFVTVETPQGARTLWGKELGPVLEASGAETGKAIRITHEGKEAVQIQTRDGRTLETHRNQWAVTLPEKDIACAVRHAPAPTVREQASADWKREQVLAHAAEYRSLSAAFADGFSALSRGFAAAADLLERGLSLTPETFENVRSQTMQHAREADALEASGPIPRPNAEREAVMPREDELAADTARALLVIEEACHKLAEVRATIAQLDPSARPGVEAQYFAAVRDVERLTIGLDRAEYREPAHGTIYADGHREAIAGMASGQLAAALEGTGLDPDEVAARVVVEARSAALEAHWVAADAERIAEARGYDMETEEGSRQAYRDLAATYKDVSERSIVAERAVAVDERDLVEVGENRQALIEEARDLAGRDHLTPEQQMRLTGIVEQVAGKEAVHELRGGNSDALSDMMPDKAERLSLAERYLEAEQGRGLDRSDAITAIQADREIMEIDQKMAQQAALEREYGREVERRRERGHDHEL; encoded by the coding sequence ATGAGCCAGCCCGCCTTCGTCATTGGCCGCTTCGCGTGGGCCAGGAACCGCGGTGGCGGGGCGGGTCGCGACAGCTTCCGGGTGCGGACAGGTCGAACCGGCCGTGCCATGGGGAACATCCGGGGGCTGCCCCAGGTGATGTTCAAGGTGGTCCCCAACGGAGGCTGCCAGGGGGCGATGGGTCTGGCCGCGCAGCTTGGCTACGTCCTGGGCAAGGCCGAACACATCATCGATCCGGACGAGCAATACGACCGCCTGGACCACCTGCCGGAGCATCTCAGCGAGGCCATTGCCGAGGAATGGGCCGAAGGCTGGGATCGTCGGGTCAGGTCCGGGCACTCGATGCATATGGTCGCGAGCTTCCCGCGCGGCACCGATCCCGAGGCGGTGGCCGAGATCATGCGGGCCACCTGCTTTGACATCTTCGACCAGGGCCGCAGCCGGTTCACCTACATCGCGGCGCTTCATACCGATAACGGCTTTCCACATGTCCATATCGTCGTGGACCGCAGGAATGCCGAAGGCGAGTGGTTCTTCTTCGCCAGGGATGGCGAGTTCACCTATGACCGGGTGAAGGATAGCATCGTCGAGCATGCCGCCGCCCACGGCATCGAGATGGTCAACAGCAGCAGGCTGTCGCGCGGCATCGTCAGCGAAAACGGGAACGAACGCCGCCGCGTGCCGGCCGATCGCGGGCTTGCGGGAACACTGATCGAGCACGGCCCAGCCCCGTACCAGAACAACCCCAGGGCGCGGGCCAACTACTTCGTCACCGTGGAGACGCCCCAAGGCGCCAGGACGCTGTGGGGCAAGGAGCTTGGCCCGGTCCTGGAGGCCAGCGGGGCCGAGACGGGGAAGGCCATCCGCATCACCCATGAGGGCAAGGAAGCCGTCCAGATCCAGACCCGCGACGGCCGGACCCTCGAGACGCACCGGAACCAGTGGGCGGTCACGCTGCCCGAGAAAGACATTGCCTGTGCCGTCCGCCATGCGCCTGCACCGACCGTTCGCGAACAGGCCAGCGCGGACTGGAAGCGGGAGCAGGTCCTGGCCCATGCCGCCGAATACCGTTCCCTGTCCGCCGCCTTCGCCGACGGCTTTTCCGCGCTGTCGCGCGGCTTTGCCGCCGCCGCCGACCTTCTGGAACGCGGCCTGTCATTGACCCCGGAGACATTCGAGAACGTCAGGAGCCAGACCATGCAGCACGCCCGTGAAGCCGATGCCCTGGAGGCATCCGGCCCCATCCCCAGGCCCAATGCCGAGCGGGAGGCGGTCATGCCCCGCGAAGACGAGCTTGCCGCCGACACCGCCAGGGCGCTCCTCGTCATCGAGGAAGCCTGCCACAAGCTGGCCGAGGTCCGCGCGACGATCGCGCAGCTTGATCCAAGTGCCCGCCCCGGCGTCGAGGCCCAGTATTTTGCAGCCGTGCGCGATGTGGAGCGGCTGACCATCGGGCTTGATCGTGCCGAGTATCGCGAACCGGCACACGGAACGATCTACGCAGACGGGCACCGGGAAGCCATTGCCGGGATGGCTAGCGGCCAGCTTGCCGCCGCCTTGGAAGGCACCGGCCTTGATCCTGACGAGGTTGCGGCCCGTGTTGTGGTCGAGGCCCGGTCTGCCGCCCTTGAAGCCCATTGGGTTGCCGCTGACGCCGAAAGGATTGCCGAGGCGCGCGGCTATGACATGGAGACCGAGGAAGGCTCACGGCAGGCGTATCGTGATCTTGCCGCGACCTACAAGGACGTGTCGGAGCGCAGCATCGTGGCCGAGCGGGCTGTGGCCGTGGACGAGCGTGATCTGGTTGAGGTGGGCGAGAACCGACAGGCGCTGATCGAGGAAGCGCGGGATCTGGCAGGCCGGGATCATCTGACCCCTGAACAGCAGATGCGCCTGACCGGGATCGTGGAGCAGGTTGCAGGCAAGGAGGCCGTGCATGAACTGCGCGGCGGGAACAGCGATGCCTTGTCCGACATGATGCCGGACAAGGCCGAGCGGTTGAGCCTGGCCGAGCGGTATCTTGAGGCCGAGCAAGGCCGGGGTCTGGACCGTTCGGATGCCATCACCGCGATCCAGGCGGATCGGGAGATCATGGAGATCGACCAGAAGATGGCGCAACAGGCTGCCCTTGAGCGGGAATACGGGCGTGAAGTCGAGCGGCGGCGCGAACGCGGCCACGATCACGAGCTCTGA
- a CDS encoding type II toxin-antitoxin system PemK/MazF family toxin, translating into MIQADQFAEAASVTVLPVTSTLTDAPLLRLTVVPTPENGLRAPSQVMIDKPVAIRRERIGPVFGHLDDEAMMAVNRLLVLFFGMAG; encoded by the coding sequence GTGATCCAAGCGGATCAGTTCGCCGAGGCAGCTTCTGTAACCGTCCTGCCCGTTACATCCACGCTTACGGATGCCCCGCTTCTTCGTCTCACGGTCGTACCCACACCGGAGAATGGGCTGCGCGCTCCATCCCAGGTGATGATCGACAAGCCAGTGGCCATCCGACGCGAGAGGATCGGCCCCGTCTTTGGCCATCTTGATGATGAAGCGATGATGGCTGTGAACCGGCTGCTGGTCCTGTTCTTCGGAATGGCAGGCTGA
- a CDS encoding CFI-box-CTERM domain-containing protein, with protein MAVAIADPIELRVVEIINAERAAAGLQPLHTEVHLNSSAQHHSNWMAESGVLSHTGENGSTPSDRAEDADFPMQGASWRVTENLSYVTIGGSIDEDEIARMHSAMMESPSHQANILDPNVDYIGVGLTPGQIEEAGELHDVVFLTQNFGDSSDPVLVQEEVGGETVLTTYVDGEAVPGTSQPAPEIDSDDDEALDPSEDNASEDEDEDEDSASDDSCFVATAAYGDSLHPDVIILRRFRDELLVRYRLGRAFVRFYWIIGPRLAKVVRPNHFTGRLTRHALRPCVRAAGSLLKHNN; from the coding sequence ATGGCTGTGGCGATTGCTGATCCAATCGAATTGCGCGTTGTGGAAATAATCAACGCAGAGCGAGCCGCGGCTGGGCTTCAACCGCTTCATACGGAAGTTCACCTCAATAGCTCCGCTCAACATCATTCGAACTGGATGGCAGAGTCGGGAGTCCTTTCTCATACTGGTGAGAACGGCAGTACCCCCAGCGATCGGGCGGAGGACGCAGATTTCCCGATGCAGGGTGCATCGTGGCGCGTAACAGAAAACCTTTCCTATGTGACCATCGGCGGCTCCATCGATGAAGATGAGATTGCGCGCATGCATAGTGCCATGATGGAGAGCCCCTCCCACCAAGCCAACATACTGGACCCTAATGTCGATTACATCGGCGTGGGCCTTACCCCGGGGCAAATCGAAGAAGCGGGAGAACTGCACGATGTGGTCTTTCTGACCCAGAACTTCGGTGACAGCTCCGACCCGGTGCTCGTCCAGGAAGAAGTCGGCGGAGAAACCGTGCTGACGACTTATGTCGATGGCGAAGCGGTTCCGGGGACCTCACAACCAGCTCCCGAGATTGATAGTGATGATGACGAGGCGCTTGACCCTAGCGAGGACAACGCCTCCGAAGATGAAGATGAAGATGAAGATTCCGCCTCGGATGATTCATGCTTTGTGGCAACGGCAGCCTATGGCGACAGTCTACACCCCGATGTGATAATACTTCGCCGCTTTCGAGATGAATTGCTTGTGCGTTACCGGCTAGGACGTGCCTTCGTTCGCTTCTACTGGATCATCGGGCCAAGACTAGCCAAGGTGGTTCGTCCTAATCACTTTACAGGTCGCCTAACTCGACATGCCCTGCGTCCATGCGTGAGGGCGGCTGGAAGCCTCCTTAAGCATAATAATTAG
- a CDS encoding stability/partitioning determinant: MAKERVDLGFANALDEFNPAEWQPKPEELARHKPERTANRMVAEASGFKSREAPERVGEGSAAPRRRRTGRNAQFNLKARPETIAAFCAVADRQGWGLGETLEKAVELLEREYGHS; encoded by the coding sequence ATGGCGAAGGAACGCGTAGATTTAGGCTTTGCCAATGCTCTGGACGAGTTCAATCCGGCGGAATGGCAACCTAAGCCAGAGGAGCTGGCACGGCACAAGCCGGAGAGGACAGCAAACCGCATGGTCGCCGAGGCATCCGGTTTCAAGAGCCGCGAGGCTCCGGAGAGGGTAGGGGAGGGGAGTGCTGCCCCCCGCAGACGGCGTACTGGCCGTAACGCACAGTTCAACCTGAAGGCCCGCCCCGAGACGATCGCAGCCTTCTGCGCTGTCGCTGATCGACAAGGCTGGGGCCTCGGCGAAACGCTGGAGAAGGCCGTGGAACTACTCGAAAGGGAGTATGGTCACTCCTAG
- a CDS encoding BrnA antitoxin family protein: MTRQHLTEDQIQRMIASDPDAPEASDDQLAQAKPFTEAFPALAEAMRKNVGGRPKAENPKVAVSLRLDQDVVARFKASGPGWQTRINSALRDAAGL; the protein is encoded by the coding sequence ATGACCAGACAGCACCTGACCGAAGACCAGATCCAACGTATGATCGCCAGCGATCCCGACGCCCCGGAAGCAAGCGATGACCAGCTCGCCCAGGCCAAGCCGTTCACCGAGGCCTTTCCGGCCCTGGCTGAGGCTATGCGCAAGAATGTTGGGGGGCGGCCGAAAGCGGAAAACCCGAAGGTTGCCGTGTCCCTGCGCTTGGACCAGGACGTTGTGGCCCGGTTCAAGGCCAGCGGGCCGGGCTGGCAGACCCGGATAAACAGCGCCTTGCGCGACGCTGCCGGGTTGTAA
- a CDS encoding H-NS family nucleoid-associated regulatory protein yields the protein MDAREEGSDPAALLENMDLEGLKELRKKLDRAIASYETRKRQEALSAAEQAAREHGFKLTELLGEGKPGKGRKTSGDKTGGAAKYVNPSDPEQTWSGRGRRPHWVNDALESGRTLEELAA from the coding sequence ATGGACGCGCGCGAGGAAGGGTCTGACCCGGCCGCATTGCTGGAAAACATGGATCTCGAGGGCCTGAAGGAACTCCGAAAGAAGCTGGATCGTGCCATCGCCAGCTATGAAACGCGAAAGCGCCAGGAAGCTCTCTCAGCGGCAGAACAGGCGGCGAGGGAGCACGGGTTCAAGCTCACCGAGCTGCTTGGAGAGGGAAAGCCTGGCAAGGGCCGGAAGACCTCCGGCGACAAGACCGGTGGCGCGGCGAAATACGTGAACCCCTCGGATCCCGAGCAGACCTGGAGCGGCCGCGGCCGTCGTCCGCACTGGGTCAACGATGCGCTGGAGTCGGGTCGTACGCTCGAAGAACTGGCTGCGTGA
- a CDS encoding CAP domain-containing protein, which yields MRARLYPVVAILLGTAACTAPPPVDESANVHDVQASAPGAAQCPSPSPEEQAAGVRATNAARTSAGLAPIRANSTLARAAAAHACDMAQRGRMTHTGTSTSGPAQRVKSLGYAPRVTAENIAAGPYNADQALAAWNASSGHLSNILIPQMRDFGVGHAIGSDGRTVYWAAVYAAPR from the coding sequence ATGCGTGCGCGGCTTTACCCGGTTGTCGCGATTCTACTTGGAACCGCCGCTTGTACCGCCCCCCCTCCCGTCGACGAGAGTGCCAATGTCCATGACGTGCAAGCGTCTGCCCCTGGTGCTGCCCAGTGCCCGAGTCCAAGTCCCGAAGAACAGGCCGCTGGGGTAAGAGCGACGAACGCAGCACGTACATCCGCCGGGCTGGCGCCGATTCGGGCCAACTCCACTCTGGCACGCGCAGCTGCGGCACATGCCTGCGACATGGCTCAACGTGGACGCATGACTCACACCGGCACCTCGACTTCAGGTCCGGCGCAGCGCGTCAAGAGCTTGGGCTATGCACCGCGTGTCACAGCAGAGAACATCGCTGCAGGCCCCTACAACGCTGACCAGGCTTTGGCGGCTTGGAATGCCTCGAGCGGACACCTGAGCAATATCCTCATCCCACAGATGCGCGACTTCGGTGTCGGTCACGCAATCGGCTCGGACGGCCGAACGGTGTACTGGGCCGCAGTTTACGCTGCTCCGCGCTGA
- a CDS encoding IS66 family transposase yields MLDEPAILPEDPEELRSFTTRLLAEVKTQAILIEKLRHQLAGHRAHRFGASSETAEQLQLALETSEIAAAAMTARMKLPDVEEKDKPKRRPIPDHIPRMEVELAPGADACADCGGRLHRIGEDITEELEYVPGRFIVNRIVRPRLTCSCCERFVQAPLPSRPIERGRPGPGLLAHVLVSKYADHLPLYRQSQIFERDGLDLDRSTLADWVGKSTALLEPLADAIGRHVLSAEAIFADDTPVQMLAPGTGKTQTARLWTYARDERSWAGAAPPAAWYRFSGDCKGQHPKDHLARFHGWMHADGYAGFEDLYRSGAIHEVACMAPVGRKFVDIHRAQASPIAEEAIRQIARLYAVEKEARGLPPDKRVELRQARAAPVFDDLEVWLAMQLTRISGKSPLAAAIRYALARMERMRPYLANGILELDNNTAERGMRTIALGRKNYLFVGSEAGGKAAAIAYTLIATAKLNGVDPHAWLADTTARIPDYRITKVDELLPWHWTR; encoded by the coding sequence ATGCTCGACGAGCCCGCCATCCTGCCGGAAGATCCCGAGGAGCTGCGCAGCTTCACCACGCGGCTCCTGGCCGAGGTGAAGACCCAGGCGATCCTGATCGAGAAGCTCCGGCACCAGCTGGCCGGGCACCGTGCGCACCGGTTCGGCGCGTCATCTGAGACGGCAGAACAACTCCAACTCGCCCTCGAGACCAGCGAGATCGCCGCCGCCGCGATGACCGCGCGGATGAAGCTGCCAGACGTCGAGGAGAAGGATAAACCGAAGCGTCGCCCGATCCCGGATCACATCCCACGGATGGAAGTGGAACTGGCGCCAGGTGCCGACGCCTGTGCCGATTGCGGCGGGCGCCTGCACCGGATCGGCGAGGATATCACCGAGGAGCTGGAATACGTCCCCGGACGCTTCATCGTGAACCGGATCGTGCGACCACGGCTGACCTGCTCGTGCTGCGAGCGGTTCGTCCAGGCCCCGCTGCCTTCCCGCCCCATCGAACGCGGCCGGCCGGGTCCGGGTCTCCTCGCCCATGTGCTGGTCAGCAAATATGCCGACCACCTGCCGCTCTACCGCCAGAGCCAGATCTTCGAGCGTGACGGCCTCGACCTCGACCGCTCCACCCTGGCCGACTGGGTCGGCAAGTCCACCGCCCTGCTGGAGCCGCTGGCCGATGCGATCGGCCGCCATGTCCTCTCGGCCGAGGCGATCTTCGCCGACGACACGCCGGTGCAGATGCTGGCGCCGGGCACTGGAAAGACACAAACGGCGCGGCTCTGGACCTATGCCCGGGACGAACGGTCATGGGCCGGGGCGGCGCCCCCGGCCGCCTGGTATCGCTTCTCCGGCGACTGCAAGGGTCAGCACCCGAAGGACCACCTCGCCCGCTTCCACGGCTGGATGCATGCCGATGGTTATGCCGGGTTCGAGGATCTCTATCGGTCCGGCGCGATCCACGAAGTCGCCTGCATGGCCCCTGTCGGGCGCAAGTTCGTCGACATCCATCGTGCCCAGGCTTCTCCGATCGCCGAAGAGGCCATCCGCCAGATCGCCCGGCTCTATGCCGTCGAGAAGGAGGCCCGAGGTTTGCCGCCGGACAAGCGTGTCGAGCTTCGGCAGGCCCGCGCCGCCCCGGTCTTCGACGATCTCGAGGTCTGGCTCGCCATGCAGCTGACCCGCATCTCAGGCAAATCCCCGCTGGCCGCCGCGATCCGCTATGCCCTGGCGCGGATGGAGCGCATGCGTCCCTATCTCGCCAACGGCATTCTCGAGCTGGACAACAACACCGCTGAACGCGGCATGCGCACCATTGCCCTCGGGCGGAAGAATTACCTCTTCGTCGGCTCCGAAGCTGGTGGCAAGGCCGCCGCCATCGCCTACACCCTGATCGCCACCGCCAAGCTGAACGGCGTCGATCCCCATGCCTGGCTGGCCGACACCACCGCCCGCATCCCAGACTACAGGATTACCAAGGTCGACGAACTGCTGCCGTGGCACTGGACCCGGTAG
- a CDS encoding type II toxin-antitoxin system Phd/YefM family antitoxin, whose amino-acid sequence MTITTLSSRELNQDIGRAKKAAMHGPVVITDRGRPAHVLLTFAQYQRLTGQQRSLAEALAMPGLSDIPLDPPRADIRSRVPDLS is encoded by the coding sequence ATGACCATCACTACCCTCTCCAGTCGCGAGCTCAACCAGGACATCGGCCGCGCCAAGAAGGCCGCCATGCACGGTCCTGTCGTCATCACCGACCGCGGCCGCCCTGCTCATGTCCTGCTGACCTTCGCGCAGTACCAGCGGCTCACCGGCCAGCAGCGCAGCCTGGCCGAGGCACTGGCGATGCCGGGCTTGAGCGACATTCCTCTCGATCCGCCCCGCGCCGACATCCGCAGCCGGGTGCCGGATCTGTCCTGA